In Pedobacter heparinus DSM 2366, the following are encoded in one genomic region:
- the fucP gene encoding L-fucose:H+ symporter permease encodes MNQLKTKAPFTERKFLVTLVFVTSLFMFWGIAITMADVLNKHFQLTMNLSRSQSAFVQFAVFGAYAVMGIPAGLFMKRFGYKKGVLLGLSLFSLGAFLFIPAANISSFAFFGIALFIVGCGLSTLETVAHPFVASLGDQRTSDQRINFAQSFNAVGAMLGPAIGSYFLFGKHIEGSTDLTSVKLLYAVIGMVILLVAVFFSFVKVPPTTDPHVISEADADAVNVDVAPDRKLIDHKHFVWAVAAQFFNVAAQAGTWAFFINYGHEKMGFSDEKAGHFMVVFMGMMLAGRFIGTFLMRIIAPHKLLAAFALGNILMCIIVAQNFGLVSFIALLMINFFFSIMFPTIFSLGLKNLGARTQQAASFLSMGVVGGAFFPFVMGVIADNAGIANAYYAPIICYVIIFLFAYKFYKVKH; translated from the coding sequence ATGAACCAATTAAAAACCAAAGCTCCTTTTACGGAGCGGAAATTTCTTGTTACCCTGGTATTCGTTACATCTCTGTTTATGTTCTGGGGTATTGCCATTACCATGGCCGATGTGCTGAATAAACATTTCCAACTTACGATGAACCTTTCCAGGTCCCAATCTGCCTTTGTACAATTTGCTGTTTTTGGTGCCTATGCAGTAATGGGCATACCTGCCGGATTATTTATGAAACGTTTTGGTTATAAAAAGGGGGTACTTTTAGGACTTTCCCTTTTTTCTTTAGGCGCTTTTCTGTTTATACCTGCCGCTAACATCTCTTCTTTTGCTTTTTTTGGTATTGCCTTGTTTATTGTTGGTTGTGGCCTGTCTACCCTGGAAACGGTTGCACATCCTTTTGTTGCTTCGCTGGGAGATCAGCGTACCAGCGACCAGCGCATTAATTTTGCACAGTCTTTTAATGCGGTAGGTGCCATGCTTGGACCTGCAATTGGCAGTTACTTTTTATTTGGCAAGCACATTGAAGGAAGTACTGACTTAACCTCCGTTAAGCTATTGTATGCGGTTATAGGAATGGTGATCTTGCTTGTGGCAGTATTTTTTTCATTTGTTAAGGTTCCGCCTACAACCGATCCACATGTGATTTCTGAAGCTGATGCTGACGCCGTGAATGTTGACGTGGCGCCTGATAGAAAACTAATTGACCATAAACATTTTGTATGGGCTGTTGCTGCACAGTTTTTTAATGTTGCTGCACAAGCCGGAACCTGGGCCTTTTTTATCAATTACGGACATGAAAAAATGGGCTTTAGTGACGAAAAAGCCGGACATTTTATGGTAGTTTTTATGGGGATGATGCTTGCCGGGCGTTTTATCGGGACCTTTTTAATGCGCATCATTGCACCTCATAAATTATTGGCAGCATTTGCATTGGGCAATATCCTGATGTGCATCATAGTAGCGCAAAATTTTGGATTGGTATCCTTCATTGCTTTGCTCATGATCAACTTCTTTTTTAGCATCATGTTTCCAACCATATTTAGCCTGGGGCTGAAGAATTTAGGTGCCCGTACTCAACAGGCAGCTTCGTTTTTATCGATGGGGGTTGTAGGCGGTGCATTTTTTCCTTTTGTAATGGGAGTTATTGCTGACAATGCAGGGATTGCAAATGCTTATTATGCACCCATTATCTGCTATGTGATAATTTTCCTTTTTGCTTATAAATTTTATAAAGTAAAGCATTAA
- a CDS encoding galactose oxidase: MKIKYLLWGLSVFFIFWCNASFSQSYGLAFYSHEVVQDQRTGLDLSPGKTLCFDNDFELSFDLTFLPARKDYFGYIVRFVDSNNENIDLIYDKDPHEKNHFRLIMGDRFSKIAFNIPQNVLFSSWNTIKFKFDYARKILRVSYGSFSSETSLMVKKNDCFKILFGANEYQGFKTTDVPPMKIRNIHIAEDGTEKFSWQLDEYDGIVAREMLHGKNGAVVKPRWIKKLHYEWELLQSAVVDGAASVAFDAKNEIVHVVAADSLLSYEVRSGRVDHIAYLSGKQNMLRGNQSVFDPQHNQLLNFYMDQKIVSAFNPESKSWSSNFDLNTPITDFWQFNKFYSVGDTSLYMVGGYGHFFYKNVIQRYHFPARKWEKVDVSGDAIIPRYLAALGSTGNGAYILGGYGSSTGQQLLNPRNLYDLLYFDVKKRTIKKIYELPVKEEHFVFANSLVINEKEGTYYGLIFPKHKFKSHLQLIEGSLTKPEFKLMGSLIPYTFHDINSFADLFYCAESKRFIAVTLFWDENNRTKVEIYALNSPPIGVNAEVVLPSEMNYGYMIVGLLLLLGIAGFFIYSRKQQQKPAEQPVLPVVLKDLSPESKSGIFLFGDMQVFDKDGQEITRQFTPLIKELFLVILLYTIRWERGISSEKLKELLWFDKSEESARNNRSVNIAKLKNILEKIDNCSVSKETGYWRFNCDFENTYVDYYHYFSIIKEKKKLNKEKILALAALIKRGSFLPNANYEWMDHFKAEISNEIIDTYLHFTHSVSIADDPELLIELANYIFYFDSVNEEAMTIKCKALAYMGKHSQSKNTYESFCKEYRLLYNDDFDKSFNTVLSTEPSV; encoded by the coding sequence ATGAAAATCAAATATTTACTGTGGGGGCTCTCTGTTTTCTTTATTTTTTGGTGCAATGCCAGCTTTTCGCAGTCTTATGGCCTTGCTTTTTATAGTCACGAAGTTGTTCAGGATCAAAGAACAGGGCTGGATTTAAGTCCGGGAAAAACCTTATGTTTTGACAATGATTTTGAGCTTAGTTTTGATTTAACGTTTCTGCCCGCAAGAAAGGATTACTTTGGTTATATTGTAAGGTTTGTTGACAGCAATAATGAAAATATCGACCTCATTTACGATAAAGATCCTCACGAAAAAAATCACTTCCGGCTCATTATGGGAGACAGATTTTCAAAAATTGCATTTAATATTCCACAAAACGTACTTTTTAGCTCCTGGAATACCATTAAATTTAAGTTTGACTACGCCAGAAAAATACTTCGGGTATCTTATGGCAGTTTTTCTTCCGAGACCAGTTTAATGGTGAAAAAAAATGATTGTTTTAAAATCCTGTTTGGTGCCAATGAATACCAGGGTTTTAAAACAACTGATGTGCCACCAATGAAGATCAGGAATATACATATTGCTGAAGATGGGACCGAAAAGTTTAGCTGGCAGCTTGATGAATATGATGGAATTGTTGCCAGGGAAATGTTGCATGGCAAAAATGGAGCGGTGGTAAAACCCAGATGGATAAAAAAGCTGCATTATGAATGGGAACTTCTGCAGTCTGCTGTTGTTGATGGTGCTGCAAGTGTAGCATTTGATGCAAAAAATGAGATTGTGCATGTTGTTGCGGCGGATTCGTTATTGAGCTATGAAGTGAGATCAGGCCGAGTTGACCACATTGCTTACCTTTCGGGCAAGCAGAATATGTTAAGGGGGAACCAATCCGTTTTTGATCCCCAGCATAACCAGCTGTTAAACTTTTACATGGATCAGAAAATTGTGAGTGCTTTTAATCCGGAAAGCAAAAGCTGGTCCTCAAATTTTGATTTAAATACACCAATTACCGATTTCTGGCAATTCAATAAGTTTTATTCGGTAGGGGATACATCTTTATACATGGTAGGTGGATATGGTCACTTCTTTTACAAAAATGTTATTCAGCGGTATCACTTTCCTGCCAGAAAATGGGAAAAAGTAGATGTTTCTGGTGATGCCATTATACCAAGATATCTGGCTGCGCTGGGTAGCACTGGCAATGGTGCCTACATTTTGGGCGGCTATGGCAGCTCTACCGGACAGCAGCTGTTAAACCCCAGGAATTTATACGACCTGCTATATTTTGATGTTAAGAAAAGAACCATAAAGAAAATTTATGAACTGCCGGTAAAAGAAGAACATTTTGTATTTGCCAATTCACTGGTGATTAACGAAAAAGAGGGAACCTATTATGGACTGATATTTCCAAAACATAAGTTTAAGTCTCATCTGCAGCTGATTGAAGGATCTTTGACCAAGCCGGAATTTAAGCTGATGGGAAGCCTGATTCCTTACACGTTTCATGACATCAATTCATTTGCCGACCTTTTTTATTGTGCTGAAAGCAAAAGGTTTATAGCTGTTACTTTGTTCTGGGACGAAAACAACCGGACAAAGGTGGAGATTTATGCGTTAAATAGTCCGCCAATTGGGGTAAATGCCGAAGTTGTACTTCCATCGGAGATGAATTATGGTTATATGATTGTTGGGCTATTGCTTTTATTGGGAATAGCCGGATTCTTTATTTACAGCAGGAAGCAACAGCAGAAGCCGGCAGAACAGCCTGTATTGCCAGTGGTTTTGAAAGATCTAAGCCCTGAATCCAAATCGGGTATATTTCTTTTTGGGGATATGCAGGTATTTGATAAAGACGGTCAGGAAATAACCAGGCAATTTACACCATTGATTAAGGAGCTTTTTTTGGTTATTTTGCTGTATACCATTAGGTGGGAGCGGGGTATAAGCTCCGAAAAATTAAAGGAATTGCTTTGGTTCGATAAATCAGAAGAAAGTGCGCGGAACAACAGGTCTGTTAACATTGCGAAACTCAAAAACATATTGGAGAAGATAGACAACTGTTCGGTGTCCAAAGAAACGGGATATTGGAGATTTAATTGTGATTTCGAAAATACTTATGTTGATTATTATCACTATTTCAGCATCATCAAAGAGAAAAAGAAGTTAAATAAAGAGAAAATTTTAGCATTGGCGGCACTTATAAAGCGTGGTTCGTTTTTACCAAATGCCAATTATGAATGGATGGACCATTTTAAAGCTGAGATATCTAATGAGATTATCGATACTTACCTGCATTTTACCCATTCTGTTTCGATTGCCGATGATCCGGAATTGTTAATTGAATTGGCCAACTATATTTTTTACTTTGATTCGGTAAACGAAGAGGCCATGACGATTAAGTGCAAGGCTTTGGCTTATATGGGTAAACATTCCCAATCTAAAAATACCTACGAAAGTTTTTGCAAAGAGTACCGGTTATTGTACAATGACGACTTTGATAAAAGCTTTAATACGGTATTGAGTACAGAACCTTCTGTATAG